One part of the Helicobacter cetorum MIT 99-5656 genome encodes these proteins:
- the mnmA gene encoding tRNA 2-thiouridine(34) synthase MnmA has product MKIAVLLSGGVDSSYTAYSLKEEGHELVGIYLKLHASEKKHDLYIKNAQKACEFLGIPLEVLDFQKDFKSAVYDAFISAYEKGQTPNPCALCNPLMKFGLALDYALKLGCEKIATGHYARVKEIDKVSYIQEAFDKSKDQSYFLYALSHEVIAKLVFPLGGLLKNDIKPLALNAMPFLGTLETYKESQEICFVEKSYIDTLKQHVEVDKEGVVKNLQGEVIGSHKGYMQYTIGKRKGFNIKGALEPHFVLKIDAKNNELVVGKKEDLATHFLKATNKSLMKDFKSGEYLVKARYRSVPTRAFVSLKDEIIEVEFKEPLYGVASGQALVIYQDDVVLGGGVII; this is encoded by the coding sequence ATGAAAATAGCCGTATTACTAAGTGGGGGCGTGGATAGTTCTTATACCGCTTATAGCTTAAAAGAAGAAGGGCATGAGTTAGTGGGGATTTATTTAAAACTCCATGCGAGTGAAAAAAAACATGACTTATACATTAAAAACGCTCAAAAAGCATGCGAGTTTTTAGGCATTCCTTTAGAAGTTTTAGACTTTCAAAAGGATTTTAAAAGTGCGGTTTATGATGCGTTTATCTCAGCTTATGAAAAAGGACAAACCCCTAATCCATGTGCTTTATGCAACCCTTTAATGAAGTTTGGACTAGCCCTAGATTACGCTCTAAAATTAGGGTGTGAAAAAATCGCTACCGGACATTATGCGAGAGTTAAAGAAATAGATAAAGTCAGTTACATTCAAGAAGCCTTTGACAAGTCTAAAGACCAAAGCTATTTTTTATACGCTTTAAGTCATGAAGTGATTGCTAAATTAGTGTTTCCTTTAGGGGGTTTGTTAAAAAATGATATTAAGCCTTTAGCTTTGAATGCGATGCCTTTTTTAGGCACTTTAGAGACCTATAAGGAATCTCAAGAAATTTGTTTTGTAGAAAAAAGTTACATTGATACTTTAAAACAACATGTTGAGGTGGATAAAGAGGGTGTAGTCAAGAATTTACAAGGCGAAGTCATCGGCTCGCATAAAGGCTATATGCAATACACTATCGGCAAACGCAAAGGTTTTAACATCAAGGGGGCATTAGAACCGCATTTTGTCCTTAAGATTGACGCTAAGAATAACGAGCTAGTTGTGGGCAAAAAAGAAGATTTAGCCACGCATTTTCTCAAAGCCACTAACAAATCCTTGATGAAAGATTTTAAAAGTGGCGAATATTTAGTGAAAGCTCGTTATAGAAGTGTGCCTACTAGAGCGTTCGTAAGTTTAAAGGACGAAATCATTGAAGTGGAATTTAAAGAGCCTTTGTATGGCGTGGCAAGCGGACAAGCTTTGGTAATCTATCAAGATGATGTGGTGCTTGGTGGGGGCGTGATTATTTAA
- a CDS encoding J domain-containing protein, whose amino-acid sequence MAKIELLAKYTQIALPNNHPLLKKVLNYAKKHFNQCHMLSSSLLILNDTECFKKNYLLNWVYHALECAHEKDISKHSLEEILQKSHLPIRIKIMAQNTLLESVEVKVLAFGMEYVLFITKHPIAKRFLCQKFSAFVFLETQDELHTRGSTQRFWELVLTLNESKIVHNVCLNFVYPNGFDNESYTTMAERKLRECYKTLGFTKHENFSKVKKRYLELAKTYHPDLHAHKEKKALYAKRFAIIQEAYRHIKKYA is encoded by the coding sequence ATGGCAAAAATTGAATTGTTAGCAAAATACACACAAATTGCACTTCCTAACAACCACCCTTTGCTTAAAAAAGTTTTGAATTATGCTAAAAAACATTTTAATCAATGCCATATGCTCTCTTCATCGTTATTGATTTTGAATGACACCGAGTGTTTTAAGAAAAATTACTTGCTTAACTGGGTTTATCATGCCCTTGAATGTGCTCATGAAAAAGACATTAGCAAGCACTCTTTAGAAGAAATCTTACAAAAGAGTCACTTACCCATACGCATTAAAATCATGGCTCAAAACACGCTTTTAGAAAGCGTAGAAGTTAAGGTCTTAGCCTTTGGCATGGAGTATGTGCTTTTTATCACTAAGCATCCTATCGCAAAGCGTTTCTTGTGTCAAAAATTTAGTGCGTTCGTGTTTTTAGAAACCCAAGATGAATTGCACACAAGGGGTAGCACACAGCGTTTTTGGGAGCTGGTGCTAACGCTTAATGAAAGCAAAATCGTGCATAATGTATGCTTGAACTTTGTTTATCCTAATGGCTTTGATAATGAGAGCTACACCACTATGGCGGAGCGTAAATTAAGAGAGTGCTACAAAACGCTAGGTTTTACCAAGCATGAAAATTTTAGCAAGGTTAAAAAGCGTTACCTAGAGTTAGCCAAAACCTACCACCCTGATTTGCATGCCCATAAGGAAAAAAAGGCTCTTTATGCCAAACGCTTTGCTATCATTCAAGAAGCGTATCGCCACATTAAAAAATACGCTTAA
- the nadD gene encoding nicotinate (nicotinamide) nucleotide adenylyltransferase — MELKELALYGGSFDPLHKAHLAIIEQTLELLPLAQLIVLPAYQNPFKKPCFLDAQTRFNELELALKRTDRVLLSDFEIKQKRAVPTIESVRYFQKLYNPKTLYLVIGADCLSHLSSWTQATELLESVELVVFERIGYEKAEFKGRYFPLKGIEVPISSSAIRANLRGL, encoded by the coding sequence ATGGAATTAAAAGAATTAGCCCTTTATGGGGGAAGCTTTGACCCCTTACACAAGGCTCATTTAGCCATTATTGAGCAAACTTTAGAATTATTGCCCCTAGCACAACTCATTGTCTTGCCCGCTTATCAAAACCCTTTTAAAAAACCATGTTTTTTGGACGCACAAACTCGTTTTAACGAGCTAGAACTAGCCCTAAAAAGAACTGATAGGGTGCTACTAAGCGATTTTGAAATCAAACAAAAAAGAGCTGTGCCTACCATAGAAAGCGTGCGTTATTTCCAAAAACTTTATAACCCCAAAACACTTTATTTAGTCATAGGGGCGGATTGTTTAAGCCATTTGTCTTCTTGGACTCAAGCTACAGAGCTTTTAGAAAGTGTGGAATTAGTGGTTTTTGAAAGAATTGGCTATGAAAAGGCGGAGTTTAAGGGGCGTTATTTTCCCTTAAAAGGTATTGAAGTGCCTATTTCTTCTAGTGCGATTAGAGCGAATTTAAGGGGGCTTTAA
- the nikR gene encoding nickel-responsive transcriptional regulator NikR, translating to MDTHQKEDSTIRFSVSLQQNLLDELDNRIIKNGYSSRSELVRDMIREKLVEDNWKEDNPSDETKIAVLVVIYDHHQRELNQRMIDIQHDSNTHVLCTTHIHMDTHNCLETIILQGSSAEIQRLQLEIGGLRGVKFSKLTKASSFERDE from the coding sequence ATGGATACACATCAAAAAGAAGACTCAACCATTCGTTTTTCTGTTTCTTTGCAACAAAATTTACTAGATGAATTAGACAACCGCATTATTAAAAATGGCTATTCTTCTCGCTCAGAACTAGTGCGTGATATGATAAGAGAAAAATTAGTAGAAGACAATTGGAAAGAAGACAACCCTAGCGATGAAACCAAAATCGCCGTGCTTGTGGTGATTTATGACCACCATCAGCGGGAGTTGAACCAACGCATGATAGATATTCAGCATGATAGCAACACCCATGTTTTATGCACCACACACATTCATATGGATACGCATAATTGTTTAGAAACCATTATCTTACAAGGTAGTTCGGCTGAAATCCAACGCTTACAATTAGAAATTGGTGGTCTTAGGGGGGTAAAATTTTCTAAATTGACTAAGGCATCTAGTTTTGAGCGTGATGAATAG
- the exbB gene encoding TonB-system energizer ExbB — protein sequence MGAGFSVELLKDYVDIFVFAVLGIASFLALWFVIERIIFYSKINLNAYEDVDALNIDLTKNLTILYVIYSNAPYVGLLGTVLGIMVTFYDMGMSGGMDAKTIMVGLSLALKATALGLAVAIPTLIAYNGLLRKSDVLSEKFRIMTK from the coding sequence ATGGGAGCAGGTTTTTCAGTTGAGCTATTAAAAGATTATGTGGATATTTTTGTTTTTGCAGTACTTGGTATTGCTAGTTTTTTAGCCCTATGGTTTGTGATTGAAAGAATTATTTTTTATTCTAAAATCAATTTGAACGCCTATGAAGATGTGGATGCTTTAAACATTGATTTAACCAAGAACTTAACCATTCTTTATGTGATTTATTCTAACGCACCTTATGTAGGCTTATTAGGAACGGTTTTAGGCATTATGGTAACTTTCTATGATATGGGTATGAGTGGCGGAATGGACGCTAAAACGATTATGGTGGGTTTATCTCTAGCTTTAAAAGCGACGGCGTTAGGGCTTGCTGTGGCGATCCCTACTTTGATTGCTTATAATGGTCTGTTGAGAAAATCTGATGTTTTGAGCGAAAAATTTAGGATTATGACAAAATGA
- the exbD gene encoding TonB system transport protein ExbD: protein MKSIKRGDGLNIVPFIDIMLVLLAIVLSISTFIAQGKIKVSLPNAKNAEKSQPSDQKVVVISVDEHDQIFVDDKPTSLEALNEIVKQTDTKTLIDLKSDKNSRFETFISIMDILKEHNHENFAISTEAQ from the coding sequence ATGAAAAGCATCAAACGAGGCGATGGGCTAAATATTGTCCCCTTCATTGATATTATGTTGGTGTTACTAGCGATTGTATTAAGCATTTCTACTTTTATCGCACAGGGCAAGATTAAGGTAAGTCTCCCTAATGCAAAAAATGCCGAGAAATCACAGCCAAGCGACCAAAAAGTCGTGGTAATTTCTGTAGATGAGCATGACCAAATTTTCGTAGATGATAAGCCCACAAGCTTAGAAGCCCTAAATGAAATTGTCAAGCAAACGGATACAAAAACGCTCATAGATTTAAAAAGCGATAAAAATTCTCGCTTTGAGACTTTCATTAGCATTATGGATATTTTGAAAGAGCATAATCATGAAAACTTTGCCATCTCCACAGAAGCTCAGTAG
- a CDS encoding energy transducer TonB, giving the protein MKTLPSPQKLSRFSTGISFLIAFVLYAGGLTYFLLREETPMPLAQAGTTKVTMSLASINTNANKKVHAESAKPKEEPKKPEPKKKDKPKPKPKPKPKPKPTPIPKKPEPKPEPKPEPKPEEPKKEETKDEEEESTPKEVTTKDIVKDKDKQEESNKTSEGATSEAQAYNPGVSNEFLMKIQTAISSKNRYPKMAQVRGIEGEVLVSFTINADGSVTDIKVVKSNTAEILNHAALEAIKNAAHLFPKPEETVHLKIPIAYSLKEE; this is encoded by the coding sequence ATGAAAACTTTGCCATCTCCACAGAAGCTCAGTAGGTTTTCAACCGGCATTAGCTTTTTAATCGCTTTTGTTTTATACGCTGGGGGGTTAACTTATTTTTTACTGCGTGAAGAAACGCCCATGCCTTTAGCACAAGCTGGCACCACTAAGGTTACGATGAGTTTGGCAAGCATTAATACTAATGCGAATAAGAAAGTGCATGCCGAGTCAGCCAAGCCCAAAGAAGAACCTAAGAAGCCAGAGCCTAAGAAAAAAGACAAGCCCAAACCTAAGCCTAAACCAAAACCTAAGCCCAAGCCCACACCTATACCAAAGAAGCCTGAACCAAAACCAGAGCCTAAACCTGAGCCAAAGCCTGAAGAACCTAAAAAGGAAGAGACTAAAGACGAGGAAGAAGAAAGCACCCCTAAGGAAGTAACCACCAAGGACATTGTCAAGGATAAAGACAAACAAGAAGAGTCTAACAAAACCTCTGAAGGAGCAACTTCTGAGGCTCAGGCGTATAACCCTGGTGTGAGCAATGAATTTTTGATGAAAATTCAAACCGCCATTTCTTCTAAGAACCGCTATCCAAAAATGGCACAGGTTAGAGGGATTGAGGGTGAAGTATTAGTGAGCTTTACCATTAATGCTGATGGAAGCGTTACGGATATTAAAGTGGTTAAGAGCAACACCGCTGAGATTTTAAATCACGCTGCTTTAGAGGCCATTAAAAACGCTGCACACCTATTTCCTAAGCCTGAAGAAACCGTGCATTTAAAAATACCTATCGCTTATAGCTTGAAAGAAGAATAA